Part of the Musa acuminata AAA Group cultivar baxijiao chromosome BXJ3-10, Cavendish_Baxijiao_AAA, whole genome shotgun sequence genome, ATCTGTCTATATTTCTGGTAAAGAACTTAATTGGAGTTGATTTTTCTGCTGGGATTTGATTAATTCTTAGGACATCTCTCGGGGAAACACCATGGCCATAAAGTCGAATTCAGGCGAGGGAAGGACTAGAAGCTCATTATCCATAATTATTGTGGTTGGTCTCTGCTGCTTCTTCTATATTTTGGGTGCATGGCAGAAGAGTGGCTTTGGCAAGGGTGACAGTATTGCACTACAGGTTACTAAGCAGACAGAGTGCACAAACTCACCCAATCTAAATTTTGAGACCCACCATGGTGGATCAGGCAGCCTGAAGGATATTGGCGATTCAGAAGCCAAAACATTCAAGCCATGTGGTGACACATATACTGATTACACTCCTTGCCAGGACCAAGGGCGGGCAATGACCTTTCCTCGAGAGAACATGATTTACAGAGAGAGGCATTGCCCACCCGATGAGGAGAAATTGTATTGTCTTATACCAGCACCTAAGGGGTATGTGGCACCTTTTCCATGGCCTAAGAGCCGTGATTATGTTCCCTATGCCAATGTCCCTTACAAGAGCTTGACAGTTGAGAAGGCTGTTCAGAACTGGGTTCAATATGAgggcaatgtattcagatttcctGGTGGAGGGACGCAGTTCCCTCAGGGCGCAGATAAATATATTGACCAACTTGCCTCTGTTATTCCAATTGATAATGGGACTGTCCGAACTGCACTAGACACTGGTTGTGGGGTATGCATCATCTATCTTTACAATTTCTGCTCTCGGCTTATCTTTGTCATTTTGTCTTgataaaaaaatttgttccttaagatatgtaattttgaaattttagccattgctataatggTGACTTTGTTATTCATTAATAATAGGTGGCAAGTTGGGGTGCATATTTGTTGAAAAAGAATGTATTAGCCATGTCATTTGCACCAAGAGACTCTCATGAGGCACAGGTGCAGTTTGCACTAGAACGTGGAGTTCCTGCTGTTATTGGCGTTCTTGGATCAATAAAGCTTCCATACTCATCTAGATCCTTTGATATGGCTCATTGTTCAAGATGCTTGATTCCATGGGGTGCAAATGGTGAGAGCTAATATGTAGTAGTCTTCCTTCTTTCTATTTATCTAGTTCATTTGTTTGTTCTTCGCGGAAGCTCCATTGTCTGTTTGATTCTGTCATGTTTCTCACATGTTTTTCTTTCTGTATTTTCTTTCTTCAGATGGAATTTACATGATGGAGGTGGATCGAGTGCTCAGGCCAGGCGGTTATTGGGTACTTTCAGGCCCTCCAATCAACTGGAAGAATAACTATCAGGCATGGCAGCGTACCAAGGAGGATTTGAAGGAGGAACAAAGGAAGATTGAGGAAATTGCTGAACTTCTTTGCTGGGAAAAGGTTTCTGAGAAGGCTGAAATTGCCATTTGGAGGAAGAGAATAAATGCCGAATTGTGCCCAAGAAGGCAAGATGAAACCCGCATAAATATATGTGAATCAGCAAATCCAGATGATGTCTGGTAAGTTTTGTTTCTTCTCTCACTATTGCAATTGTACGATAAATGCAGATCTTGAAGTTTTGCGTTGGCTGCAGTTATGAAGGGATTTTATAGAAGTGGTGATTTCCTCTGAAACTTGTATTTTGATCTCCTCAGTAAGCTGGTTAGGAGCTACAAGTAAAATTACTATAATAGCAATATTTTATATACGAACACTTGAATTGTTTGTACATtttatcctcttttttttttttttccccttttgctCCTCTTGTTAGTAATGTGAACAGTCTAACTTCAGCTAGACATGGATATGAAAATGAATCTTCTTAATTTCTGTTCATGTTGTCAAATGTGAACCATATGCCAAATGGGCTTTTAGTTCATTTATTTTGTGTAAAGAGTAATGGTTTAAACTTTAGATCCCCATAAATGAAGCCATAAAAGACATCTCACTCTGTGTATTACTTTTCTTGATATAAAGACTGCTCTCAAGGGTTGCAACAACGAAAATAAGCCATAATGTTCCAACTATCTGGGGTATTACATGGATTTTTTTCCCATCTTTTATCTATAGGTAATGcaataaataattaaat contains:
- the LOC103968615 gene encoding probable methyltransferase PMT2; protein product: MAIKSNSGEGRTRSSLSIIIVVGLCCFFYILGAWQKSGFGKGDSIALQVTKQTECTNSPNLNFETHHGGSGSLKDIGDSEAKTFKPCGDTYTDYTPCQDQGRAMTFPRENMIYRERHCPPDEEKLYCLIPAPKGYVAPFPWPKSRDYVPYANVPYKSLTVEKAVQNWVQYEGNVFRFPGGGTQFPQGADKYIDQLASVIPIDNGTVRTALDTGCGVASWGAYLLKKNVLAMSFAPRDSHEAQVQFALERGVPAVIGVLGSIKLPYSSRSFDMAHCSRCLIPWGANDGIYMMEVDRVLRPGGYWVLSGPPINWKNNYQAWQRTKEDLKEEQRKIEEIAELLCWEKVSEKAEIAIWRKRINAELCPRRQDETRINICESANPDDVWYKKMEPCINQYPEVNSPEESAGGELKPFPERLNAIPPRIASGSVPDISVNSYQEDIKQWQKHVKAYKKINKLLDTGRYRNIMDMNAGLGSFAAAIESPKLWVMNVVPTIADISTLGVIYERGLIGIYHDWCEAFSTYPRTYDLIHANGVFSLYQNKCKMEDILLEMDRILRPEGAVIFRDDVDVLLRVKKTVSGMRWDTKLVDHEDGPLIPEKILVAVKQYWVGGSTSKKEKE